The Mucilaginibacter rubeus genomic interval TGGAGCAGCAGGGGAGGGCAAACTAAAAACCCTTATATTTTAGACCGAAACCCCAGCGGTTCAAGTGCCGGAACGGGAACGGCTGTAGCAGCTAACCTTTGCGTGATAGGCATTGGCACCGAAACTAATGGCTCTATTGTTTCGCCGGCTTCGGTTAATGGCTTGGTGGGTATTAAACCAACGGTAGGTTTATGGAGCCGGTCGGGAATAATTCCTATTTCTAAAACTCAGGATACCGCCGGCCCAATGACGCGTACGGTTAAAGATGCCGCCATACTGCTCGGCGCACTTACCGGGATAGATACGCTTGACCTGGCAACCCTTGGAAGCAAAGACAAAGTAGAGGCTGACTATACCAAATTTTTAGATGCCAACGGTTTACAAGGCAAACGGCTTGGTATAGAAAAATCGGCATTAAATGATAATCCGGCTGTTGTGGCCTTATTGCAGGAAGCTATCAAAACGCTGAAAAGCAAAGGAGCCGAGGTAGTGGAGATAGAATTGAACAAAGAGCTGAAAACCATCAATAATAGTGAGTTTAATGTGCTGCTTTATGAATTTAAAGACGGCCTTAACCAATATTTTGTTAATGCTAACAGCAAAATAAAAACGCTGGCTGATGTGATTGCCTTTAATAAGCAGAACGAGGCCAAAGCCATGCCATTTTTTAAACAAGAAATTCTGGAGCAGGCCCAGGCCAAAGGCGATTTGAACAGTAAGGAATATCTTGAAGCGGTTAAGCAAACCAATGCAGGCACGCGTAAAATTATCGATGATATGCTGGCCAAATACAAGCTTGACGCGATTATAGGAACTACCAATGGTCCGGCGGTATGTATTGACCTGGTAAATGGTGATTATGATAATGGCTTCAGCTTTTCCGGGCCGGCTGCTATGGCGGGATATCCGCATATTACGGTACCTATGGGACTGGCGCATGGTCTGCCAATTGGC includes:
- a CDS encoding amidase translates to MHRRNFLKTGSLAGLTISTLVAASCNQPSATSKADDTVAAENSKDDIFELSEITITDLQQKMQSKQFTSRLITELYLKRIDQIDKKGIMLNSVIELNKDALNMADAMDREREKGKVRGPLHGIPVLIKDNINTGDNMHTTAGSLALADNFAKQDAFIVHKLREAGAVILGKTNLSEWANFRSTHSTSAWSSRGGQTKNPYILDRNPSGSSAGTGTAVAANLCVIGIGTETNGSIVSPASVNGLVGIKPTVGLWSRSGIIPISKTQDTAGPMTRTVKDAAILLGALTGIDTLDLATLGSKDKVEADYTKFLDANGLQGKRLGIEKSALNDNPAVVALLQEAIKTLKSKGAEVVEIELNKELKTINNSEFNVLLYEFKDGLNQYFVNANSKIKTLADVIAFNKQNEAKAMPFFKQEILEQAQAKGDLNSKEYLEAVKQTNAGTRKIIDDMLAKYKLDAIIGTTNGPAVCIDLVNGDYDNGFSFSGPAAMAGYPHITVPMGLAHGLPIGLSFFSTAYKEGEIIKLGYAYEQASKKRVAPLFKPDLFA